Part of the Bacillus sp. THAF10 genome is shown below.
AGATGTTGTTCCTGATGGCTTCTCAAATTCTTTGCGCTGGCAGCTTGGTCACATTTACGCAGCAGTAGAGGGCATTGCATTTCATTACTCAAACGAAACCATGAATCTTCCAGAAGGATACGGAGATTTATTTAATAGTGGAACACGTCCATCAGAGTGGAAGGTCACACCTCCATCACTTGATGAAATTCAATCTTTATTAGCCGAACAAATTGGTCGAGTAAGAGAAACATTTACCGGCCGTCTGGATGAGAAAATTGCGAACCCAGTACCAATTGGCCCATTAAAGCTAGAAACAATAGGAGAATTGCTTTCCTTTGCAGCATTCCACGAAAGTGAACATATTGGAATAATCAAATCATTGAAAAATGCAGTGAAAGAGGCATAATCGAAGTTTTTAATAGAAAGGAGGCGAGTTTCGTGCCAAACCATTTTCATAGAAAATTAACTCTACCTGTAATCGCTGAAAAAGTATATGATGCCGTTGCAACAGAAGAAGGCGTACGGGATTGGTGGACAGTCTTTACTAAGCTTGAGAATGAGGTCGGAGGATTGGCCGAATTTCGTTTTCCGAAAGCAGGCTTCTATGTTAAAGCAGAAATCACCGAGCTTGTCCCAAACAAATTAGTGGAATGGAAGATCATTGACTCGCTGCATCCCGAGAGCAGTGGATTCCAAAACTTACGTGACTGGGAAGGAACCACCATTCGCTTTGACATACAACCCCTATCAGAAAAAGAAACCGTGTTACAGTTTACCCATATCGGACTAAATGAAGAGCTAGAATGCTTTGAAGCCTGCCAACGAGGCTGGACTTCCTACTTATCAAGTTTGGAAAGCCTTGTTGTGACTGGGCAGGGTTCCCCTTACAAAGAAGAAAATATGTAAAATGCGACAACACCTTTCTGAATGAGATGGAAGGGTGTTTTTTTTGATGTGTTGGATGAAAACGAGAAGAGGAAACGCAGGGTGGTTGTCGAGAAAAAGGGGGAATCGTGCTACCAAGCAACGTTCTAAATCATAAAAGGATATAAAAGAAAAAGATCGAATATCTCTATGAGGTGGAAAAACGGAACCTATCAAGAAAGTTACAGAAGAATTGGAACCGTAGAGTTCATTGAATTAGGAAAATAAGGTGATAAAAAATGCAAATTAAGCATGTGGACATTGATTTAAATATAGGAGAAACACCATACTTTCAGGTTGATAATAGTCGGAGAGCTCGCTTTCTATTATCTAGTTTGGAAGATAACCATGGACTATTAAAGAGGATTTTTTCAGAAGTTTTTAAGGGTGATAGTAGCGTGGATTGTACCTTTCTTTCAGCTTACGAAACAAATGGAGTGATACAAAGGGAGAATTTACGCGGGGTAGGTTGAATGAAGATCT
Proteins encoded:
- a CDS encoding DinB family protein codes for the protein MNEKMILDQMEFARNIVLKHAQEMTEKNADVVPDGFSNSLRWQLGHIYAAVEGIAFHYSNETMNLPEGYGDLFNSGTRPSEWKVTPPSLDEIQSLLAEQIGRVRETFTGRLDEKIANPVPIGPLKLETIGELLSFAAFHESEHIGIIKSLKNAVKEA
- a CDS encoding SRPBCC domain-containing protein — its product is MPNHFHRKLTLPVIAEKVYDAVATEEGVRDWWTVFTKLENEVGGLAEFRFPKAGFYVKAEITELVPNKLVEWKIIDSLHPESSGFQNLRDWEGTTIRFDIQPLSEKETVLQFTHIGLNEELECFEACQRGWTSYLSSLESLVVTGQGSPYKEENM